From one Halothece sp. PCC 7418 genomic stretch:
- the larE gene encoding ATP-dependent sacrificial sulfur transferase LarE, with amino-acid sequence MDKLTQLQTLFQEMEQALIAYSGGIDSTLVAKVAYDVLGDRALAVTAVSPSLLPEELDEAQTQAEMIGIAHELVETHEMDDPNYTSNPVNRCYFCKSELHDTLKPLALSRGYPYVVDGVNADDLQDYRPGIQAAKERGARSLLAEVGITKEEVRTLTKQLGLPWWDKPSQPCLSSRFPYGEEITVAKLQRVGRAEVYLRQQGWNNIRVRSAGDTARIELPPAKIKDFVQDTDLDALTAKFQDLGFLFVTLDLEGYQSGKLNRVLAMEQQS; translated from the coding sequence ATGGATAAACTGACCCAACTGCAAACCTTATTCCAAGAGATGGAACAAGCGTTAATCGCCTACTCTGGGGGAATTGATAGTACGCTGGTTGCTAAAGTGGCTTATGATGTTCTCGGAGATAGAGCCTTAGCGGTAACGGCGGTTTCTCCTTCTCTACTTCCAGAAGAATTAGACGAGGCGCAAACGCAAGCGGAAATGATTGGGATCGCCCACGAGTTGGTAGAAACCCATGAAATGGATGATCCCAACTATACGTCTAATCCTGTGAATCGTTGTTACTTCTGTAAAAGTGAACTCCACGATACCTTAAAACCCCTCGCCCTTTCTAGGGGCTATCCTTATGTGGTGGATGGGGTCAACGCCGATGATTTACAAGATTATCGTCCTGGCATTCAAGCAGCCAAAGAAAGAGGAGCGCGATCGCTGCTTGCAGAAGTCGGGATAACAAAAGAAGAGGTTAGAACATTAACGAAGCAGTTAGGGCTTCCGTGGTGGGATAAACCGTCGCAACCCTGTTTAAGTTCCCGCTTTCCCTATGGTGAAGAGATTACAGTGGCGAAACTGCAACGAGTGGGGAGAGCAGAAGTTTACTTACGTCAGCAGGGCTGGAATAATATCCGAGTGCGCTCAGCAGGGGATACCGCCCGCATTGAACTCCCTCCCGCAAAAATTAAAGATTTTGTCCAAGATACGGATTTAGACGCATTAACGGCGAAATTCCAAGACCTAGGATTTTTATTTGTCACGCTGGATTTAGAAGGATATCAGAGTGGGAAATTAAATCGAGTGTTAGCCATGGAACAGCAATCATGA
- the rplI gene encoding 50S ribosomal protein L9, producing MAKRVQVVLRQDVKKLGQADDLVEVAPGYARNYLIPQNLANFATPGILKQVEQRKEKERQRQLAILKEAQDRKTALETIGRFTIRKQVGEGEAIFGTVTAQDVVDVVKETTGQEIDRRGVVLPDDISRIGFYQTEVRLHPEVTANIEIQVASL from the coding sequence ATGGCAAAACGAGTACAAGTTGTTTTACGGCAAGATGTGAAGAAACTCGGTCAAGCAGATGATCTAGTGGAAGTTGCCCCTGGATATGCCCGCAATTATTTAATTCCGCAAAACCTAGCGAATTTCGCAACGCCAGGCATTCTCAAACAAGTTGAACAGCGCAAAGAAAAAGAACGTCAGCGTCAACTCGCGATTCTCAAAGAAGCACAAGATCGCAAAACCGCCTTAGAAACCATTGGTCGCTTTACCATTCGCAAGCAAGTGGGTGAAGGAGAAGCGATTTTTGGGACAGTAACGGCTCAAGATGTGGTTGATGTGGTCAAAGAAACAACAGGACAAGAAATTGACCGTCGTGGGGTTGTTTTACCAGATGATATTAGTCGCATTGGCTTCTATCAAACAGAAGTGAGACTCCATCCCGAAGTTACGGCAAATATCGAAATTCAAGTTGCTTCTCTTTAG
- a CDS encoding methionine gamma-lyase family protein — protein MNSQLLLEKAQTALFPIFSRIDTKVKHNAKKVLEAFRQERVGVNHFASVSGYGHDDLGRDTLDRAFAQIMGAEAAAVRVQLVSGTHAIACGLFGILRPGDEMLALAGKPYDTLEEVIGLRESTPGSLKDFGIHYRELPLTAKGSLDWEGLAEAVRPNTRLAFIQRSCGYSWRDSLSIAEIKRIVEFVKGQNPNTICFVDNCYGEFVETEEPPAVGADLIAGSLIKNPGGTIVTAGGYLAGRKDLVEAACCRLTAPGIGSEGGATFDQNRLLFQGLFLAPQMVGEAIKGTHLVSHVFQQLGYPVNPLPETPRRDVIQAIQLGSKEKLLAFCRALQQQSPVGSYLDPVPAEMPGYESQLVMAGGTFIDGSTSELSADGPLREPYLVFVQGGTHWTHCAIALEAIIEAITEL, from the coding sequence ATGAACAGTCAACTCTTATTAGAAAAAGCGCAAACGGCACTGTTTCCAATTTTTTCTAGAATTGACACCAAGGTCAAGCATAACGCAAAAAAAGTTCTGGAGGCGTTTCGACAAGAACGGGTAGGCGTAAATCATTTTGCCAGTGTTAGTGGGTATGGGCATGATGATTTGGGGCGGGATACGCTCGATCGCGCGTTTGCTCAGATTATGGGCGCGGAAGCAGCAGCAGTACGGGTACAGTTGGTTTCAGGGACGCACGCGATCGCGTGTGGCTTATTTGGAATTCTCCGCCCTGGGGATGAAATGCTGGCTTTGGCTGGGAAACCCTACGATACCTTGGAAGAAGTCATCGGTTTACGGGAATCCACACCTGGATCTTTAAAAGACTTCGGGATTCATTATCGCGAGCTTCCTCTCACAGCAAAAGGGAGTCTCGACTGGGAGGGGCTAGCTGAGGCGGTACGACCCAACACCCGTTTGGCGTTTATTCAACGCTCTTGTGGGTATAGCTGGCGCGACAGTTTATCCATTGCTGAGATTAAACGGATTGTAGAATTCGTCAAAGGGCAAAATCCCAATACCATCTGCTTTGTGGATAATTGCTATGGGGAGTTTGTAGAAACCGAAGAACCGCCCGCCGTCGGTGCAGATTTAATTGCAGGTTCTCTGATTAAAAATCCAGGGGGAACGATTGTCACTGCAGGGGGCTATCTAGCGGGACGAAAAGACCTTGTAGAAGCTGCTTGTTGCCGTCTCACCGCCCCTGGAATTGGCAGTGAGGGGGGAGCAACCTTTGATCAAAATCGGCTCTTATTTCAAGGTTTATTCCTCGCTCCGCAAATGGTAGGAGAAGCAATCAAGGGGACGCATTTAGTTTCCCATGTGTTTCAACAACTGGGTTATCCCGTGAATCCGTTACCGGAAACGCCCCGTCGCGATGTGATTCAAGCGATTCAGTTAGGAAGTAAAGAGAAATTACTGGCTTTTTGTCGGGCGTTGCAGCAGCAATCTCCTGTGGGGTCTTATCTGGATCCCGTTCCCGCAGAAATGCCGGGGTATGAAAGTCAGTTGGTGATGGCGGGAGGGACATTTATTGATGGCAGTACCTCGGAGTTATCCGCAGATGGCCCCTTACGAGAACCGTATTTAGTGTTTGTGCAGGGAGGGACGCATTGGACTCATTGCGCGATCGCGCTGGAAGCAATTATTGAGGCAATAACAGAGCTTTAA
- a CDS encoding CHAT domain-containing protein: MSALGSTLRLMGRQTCFSFLLLIGLPCFVGKSAVAQSIVPANDNTATIVTPEGQQINISGGTLSEDGKNLFHSFEKFGLDTSEIANFLSDPTIANILSRVTGGDPSIINGLLKVSGGNANLFLMNPSGIVFGSNAQLDLTGSFAATTATGIEFEDGIFQGVGSNQYKSLTQNPTAFRFEQALVSPIINAGDLAVRAGETLSLTGGTVVNTGSLTTAGGDIAITAVPGESRVKITQQGRILSLEVPVPQADNGEPLAIRPLDLPQLLTRGEGLETGMEITAQESVQLSESGVVIPDQAGAIVSGDLNTANLDPNGTGGLIQILGTQVGLVDATVNSSGEAGGGTILIGGDYKGEGSVPNASQTLVNADSILNASAFKKGDGGTVIIWSDEATQFAGTIQAQGGRLEGNGGFVETSSQENLELLGGSVSAGAVNGKAGEWLLDPRNVRIVAGNGDNSELTSFVPTTDNEVVENGAIQEALNQNTNVTITTGNTGEQVGNITVEADIAKTEGDSPTTLTLQAANNIIVFDDIFIGSLNDQGSLNVTLNSDRDSSGRGAINIGSGASIISNGGDVVLGGGNNPSQSPAVGTPNLITGVLVEGTIDSGGGNISIRGRGFEGANEEGEPDGVDIQNETLNENAQILAKGGDISINGMGGGDGTSSNVRGIQIEEASVIATTDDGTITLEGSAGNGVDDNIGIFMGNSSSISTEDGAITLQGNGSLVTTGSGNRGINLQDSSEIVASGSGEISLEGTGGNGVDSNIGLFVDTSSVITTNNGTITLQGEGSSETTGSNNRGINLQNNSEVLISGSGEITLEGIGGNGVDGNIGIFLDTSASIRTQEANIALQGESPSDTTGVGNRGINLQSGSEIIASGEGGINLDGSGGSGIGSNTGIAISSSTALRTENGDINLQGQGGSGDSDNDGIIITGNTDISASGTGTISLAGTSGENSLDSSNTAGLFLSASSISIVDGVINLLGQDGQGGSSDNGIIISNNTELSASGTGTINLQGQGSEQATTDSLRISEDSIFNAPLTIQAANGVIEGSITGSDSIIINEASESPLTDNDGITELSADLETAEAIIINDEIILSDNLTLIGGRITFNETIDSDDPDTPRSLTLNTVNNGLTTFAGEVGTQAPLNRLELNADGETQINGAVITTTEDQIYNNLVILGADTTLNGNNITFDASIESNNNLTNLTLNAEGSIIGQNIDTSATGDGGNVTLNANTGITTEIITTASETGSAGNVTLNTNQGNITTENIDTSATGDGGNVTLNANTGITTGIITTASETSKGGNVTLQNEVTGLDDDTSNDIEVTAIDATGNNEGGIITVFTEQLFRATDTIDGTNSITTSNGSPIAINHGGQGIIPFEVGQSNLESGNGTLGAVTNTVDSEIRDQSFPFTFEENNIAFISVSEPEVEENEDDFGVSTPLEIAARESNLENKGEKPLTGSETVATPAANRLQPIGLPESQQVLTQIEQASGVKPAFIYVRFTSVTDAIGQTEVVEQQEANSLLEDLEAESLTPYANYYDSIDAPPFVTTAPEATDQMEIVIVTGDNEVTRTVVPNVQREDFKEIGFQLRDEVLLNQYGAIVRSLKMREQTHLESAQRLYDWMIRPIEEQLEQQEIENLVFVLPTELRLIPLAALHDGEQYLVQKGYSVGLAPAVSMVNGQYKPMQEVDLLAMGTSEFPEIEGMIAESDLPSVPIELEQIVEQWGGVKFAQEEFSIEQFNRVRQQNPYGIVHLATHANFTQDEPGSSYVRFYNDALRLDQVKTLNLKDIELLTLSACRTVFGDENSELGFAGLAYQAGVKSVLGSLWKVDDAGTLAFMTQFYDELNDEETTIKAEGVREAQVDMIEGRVRLEGNQIITETETINLPIQPAPTDLSHPYFWSAFTMVGSPW; this comes from the coding sequence ATGAGTGCTCTTGGTTCTACTCTGCGTTTGATGGGTCGTCAAACTTGCTTTAGTTTTCTCTTGTTAATCGGGTTGCCCTGTTTCGTTGGAAAAAGCGCAGTTGCGCAAAGCATTGTTCCCGCTAACGATAATACCGCCACAATCGTGACACCAGAGGGACAACAGATTAATATTTCTGGGGGAACACTCTCTGAAGATGGCAAAAACTTATTTCACAGTTTTGAGAAATTTGGACTCGATACCTCTGAAATTGCTAATTTTCTCTCCGATCCAACCATTGCCAATATTCTCTCCCGTGTCACTGGCGGAGACCCTTCAATTATTAACGGCTTGTTAAAAGTCTCTGGCGGAAATGCCAACTTATTCCTCATGAATCCTTCGGGAATTGTCTTTGGATCCAACGCCCAATTAGATTTAACTGGCAGTTTTGCAGCAACCACTGCAACGGGAATTGAGTTTGAAGATGGCATCTTTCAAGGGGTGGGGTCTAATCAGTACAAGAGTCTAACTCAAAACCCCACCGCCTTTCGATTTGAGCAAGCCTTAGTCAGTCCCATCATCAATGCTGGGGATTTAGCCGTTAGGGCTGGAGAAACCCTCTCTCTCACGGGAGGAACTGTTGTTAATACGGGATCTTTAACGACCGCAGGGGGGGACATTGCCATTACCGCAGTCCCTGGAGAAAGTCGAGTCAAAATTACACAACAAGGGCGCATTCTCAGTTTAGAAGTTCCAGTCCCGCAAGCCGACAACGGCGAACCTCTTGCCATCCGTCCCCTTGATCTACCACAGCTACTGACAAGGGGAGAAGGGCTGGAAACGGGCATGGAGATAACGGCACAGGAATCAGTTCAGTTGAGTGAATCAGGTGTTGTTATCCCAGACCAAGCTGGCGCGATCGTTAGTGGTGATCTCAATACGGCTAATTTAGACCCGAATGGGACAGGGGGGTTGATTCAAATTCTGGGAACGCAGGTGGGCTTGGTTGATGCAACCGTAAATTCCTCTGGTGAAGCTGGTGGAGGCACAATCTTGATTGGTGGAGACTATAAAGGAGAAGGATCAGTTCCCAATGCTTCCCAAACCTTAGTTAATGCTGACTCAATCCTGAATGCGAGTGCTTTCAAGAAAGGAGATGGTGGAACAGTCATTATTTGGTCAGATGAAGCCACTCAATTTGCTGGCACGATCCAAGCCCAAGGTGGACGGTTAGAAGGCAATGGCGGGTTTGTTGAAACATCCAGTCAAGAGAATTTAGAACTGCTTGGTGGCAGCGTTTCCGCAGGTGCAGTGAATGGTAAAGCAGGAGAATGGTTGCTCGATCCCCGTAATGTGAGGATTGTTGCAGGCAATGGTGATAATAGTGAACTGACCTCATTTGTTCCCACTACTGACAATGAAGTGGTCGAAAATGGTGCGATTCAGGAGGCTTTGAACCAGAACACTAATGTCACCATTACAACAGGAAATACGGGAGAACAAGTGGGAAATATTACCGTAGAAGCTGATATTGCCAAAACGGAAGGAGATAGTCCAACAACCTTAACGTTACAGGCTGCCAACAATATTATTGTCTTTGATGACATTTTCATCGGGTCATTAAATGATCAAGGCTCTCTCAATGTCACTTTAAATTCTGACCGTGACAGTAGTGGTCGTGGCGCAATTAATATCGGATCTGGGGCTTCAATTATCTCAAATGGCGGTGATGTGGTCTTAGGGGGAGGAAACAATCCTTCTCAAAGTCCTGCGGTGGGAACGCCTAATTTAATTACAGGGGTTCTCGTTGAAGGAACGATTGATTCGGGGGGTGGCAATATCAGCATTAGAGGTAGAGGTTTTGAAGGGGCGAATGAAGAAGGTGAACCCGATGGCGTTGATATCCAAAATGAAACCCTTAATGAAAATGCTCAGATTTTAGCGAAGGGAGGCGATATCAGCATTAATGGGATGGGAGGAGGTGATGGCACAAGCTCTAATGTCCGTGGTATCCAGATAGAGGAAGCCTCAGTCATCGCAACCACCGATGATGGCACGATTACCCTTGAAGGAAGCGCAGGTAATGGAGTTGATGACAATATTGGCATTTTCATGGGTAATTCTTCCAGCATTAGCACTGAAGACGGTGCAATTACCTTACAAGGAAACGGGAGTTTGGTGACGACGGGATCAGGAAATCGGGGAATTAATCTTCAGGATAGCTCAGAAATTGTTGCCTCGGGAAGTGGTGAGATTAGTTTAGAAGGTACTGGAGGCAATGGCGTTGATAGCAATATTGGTCTTTTCGTCGATACTTCCTCTGTCATTACCACCAACAATGGCACGATTACGCTACAGGGAGAGGGCAGTTCTGAAACGACGGGTTCAAATAACCGTGGAATTAATCTTCAGAATAACTCGGAAGTTTTGATCTCTGGGAGTGGTGAGATCACTTTAGAAGGAATTGGCGGGAATGGGGTTGATGGCAATATTGGTATTTTTTTGGATACCTCGGCATCCATTAGAACTCAGGAAGCGAACATCGCACTACAAGGAGAAAGCCCTTCTGACACAACAGGAGTCGGCAATCGTGGGATTAATCTTCAGAGTGGTTCGGAAATCATTGCCTCGGGAGAAGGTGGCATCAATTTAGATGGCAGTGGAGGCAGTGGAATTGGCAGTAATACTGGTATTGCTATCAGTTCTTCCACTGCTTTAAGAACCGAAAATGGCGACATTAACCTTCAAGGACAAGGAGGCAGTGGTGACTCGGATAACGATGGCATCATCATCACTGGCAATACTGACATTTCTGCATCTGGAACGGGTACAATTTCTTTAGCAGGAACGAGTGGTGAAAATAGCCTTGATAGCAGTAATACTGCTGGTCTTTTCTTGAGTGCTTCTTCGATTAGTATTGTCGATGGTGTAATTAACCTTCTCGGACAAGATGGTCAGGGAGGCTCAAGTGATAATGGCATCATTATTTCCAATAATACAGAACTTTCTGCTTCGGGAACAGGAACTATTAATCTGCAAGGTCAGGGGAGTGAACAAGCCACGACTGACAGCCTCCGTATCTCCGAGGATTCAATTTTTAATGCCCCTCTCACCATACAAGCAGCTAACGGTGTCATTGAAGGCTCAATTACAGGCAGCGACTCGATAATCATCAATGAAGCCTCTGAGTCTCCATTAACAGATAATGATGGCATCACTGAATTAAGTGCTGATCTTGAAACCGCAGAAGCAATCATTATCAATGATGAGATCATTCTCTCAGACAATCTCACTTTAATCGGTGGTAGGATCACCTTTAATGAAACGATTGACAGTGATGACCCTGACACTCCTCGCAGTTTAACGCTCAATACTGTCAATAATGGTCTAACTACGTTTGCAGGAGAAGTCGGCACGCAAGCCCCCCTCAATCGTTTAGAACTCAACGCAGATGGTGAAACTCAGATCAACGGTGCTGTTATTACTACAACAGAAGACCAAATTTATAACAACCTAGTTATCTTAGGGGCGGACACAACCCTTAATGGCAATAATATTACCTTTGATGCCAGCATCGAGAGCAACAATAATCTAACCAATCTCACGTTAAATGCTGAGGGTAGCATTATTGGTCAAAACATTGATACGAGCGCGACGGGTGATGGCGGTAATGTCACCTTAAATGCCAATACAGGAATTACAACCGAAATCATTACCACGGCTTCCGAAACGGGGAGTGCTGGAAACGTTACTTTAAACACCAACCAAGGCAACATCACAACTGAGAATATTGATACGAGCGCGACGGGTGATGGCGGTAATGTCACCTTAAATGCCAATACAGGAATTACAACTGGTATCATCACCACTGCTTCCGAAACGAGTAAGGGTGGCAATGTCACCCTCCAAAATGAAGTTACAGGACTGGATGACGATACTAGCAACGATATTGAAGTCACTGCCATTGATGCAACAGGCAATAATGAGGGGGGAATAATTACGGTCTTCACAGAGCAATTGTTCCGCGCCACTGACACCATCGACGGCACAAACAGTATTACAACCAGTAATGGTAGTCCGATTGCAATTAATCATGGCGGTCAGGGAATTATTCCCTTTGAAGTCGGTCAGTCCAATCTTGAAAGTGGGAATGGTACACTCGGAGCAGTTACCAATACTGTTGACTCTGAAATTAGAGATCAATCTTTCCCCTTTACCTTTGAAGAGAACAATATCGCCTTCATTTCAGTTTCGGAGCCAGAAGTTGAAGAGAATGAAGATGATTTTGGAGTCAGTACCCCTCTAGAAATAGCAGCAAGGGAGAGTAATTTAGAGAATAAAGGAGAGAAACCGCTCACAGGAAGTGAAACTGTCGCCACTCCTGCTGCTAATAGACTGCAACCGATTGGTTTACCTGAATCTCAACAGGTTTTAACCCAGATCGAACAAGCCTCGGGTGTCAAACCAGCCTTCATTTATGTGCGATTCACATCTGTAACTGATGCTATTGGTCAAACAGAAGTGGTTGAACAACAAGAAGCCAATTCCCTCTTAGAAGACTTGGAAGCAGAGAGTTTAACCCCTTATGCCAATTACTATGACAGCATTGATGCTCCTCCTTTTGTTACTACCGCTCCTGAAGCGACTGATCAGATGGAGATCGTTATCGTAACTGGCGATAATGAAGTGACTCGTACTGTTGTCCCGAATGTTCAGCGAGAAGACTTTAAAGAAATTGGCTTTCAGCTTCGTGATGAAGTCCTTCTTAATCAGTATGGAGCAATTGTACGCTCCTTGAAAATGCGAGAGCAGACCCATCTTGAATCGGCGCAACGCCTTTATGACTGGATGATTCGACCCATTGAAGAGCAACTGGAACAACAAGAAATCGAAAACCTCGTGTTTGTTTTACCCACTGAGTTACGGCTAATTCCTTTAGCTGCACTCCATGATGGGGAACAATATCTTGTGCAAAAAGGGTACAGTGTGGGGTTAGCTCCTGCTGTGAGTATGGTTAACGGACAATATAAGCCGATGCAAGAAGTGGATCTTCTAGCGATGGGCACTTCTGAATTCCCAGAAATTGAAGGCATGATTGCTGAAAGTGATTTGCCCTCAGTTCCGATTGAGTTAGAACAGATTGTTGAGCAATGGGGAGGGGTGAAGTTTGCCCAAGAAGAGTTTAGCATTGAGCAATTCAATCGGGTTCGTCAACAAAACCCTTACGGTATTGTTCATTTAGCAACTCACGCCAACTTTACACAAGATGAACCAGGTTCAAGTTATGTTCGCTTTTATAATGATGCACTGCGCTTAGATCAAGTCAAAACACTCAACCTCAAAGATATTGAGTTGTTAACCTTAAGTGCTTGTCGCACTGTGTTTGGGGATGAAAACTCTGAACTGGGCTTTGCTGGACTTGCCTATCAAGCAGGAGTGAAGTCCGTTTTAGGATCTCTTTGGAAGGTTGATGATGCTGGGACGCTGGCTTTTATGACTCAGTTTTATGATGAACTCAATGATGAAGAGACAACAATTAAAGCTGAAGGGGTTCGTGAAGCTCAAGTTGACATGATTGAAGGGCGGGTTCGCTTAGAAGGGAATCAAATCATTACCGAAACCGAGACCATCAATCTACCCATTCAGCCAGCACCAACTGACCTTTCCCATCCTTACTTTTGGTCAGCTTTCACGATGGTTGGTAGTCCTTGGTAA
- a CDS encoding acyl-CoA desaturase, translating to MTVATEKKLPFDWLTFLYITGIHLVALLAFFPNFFSWSAVGVALVMHWVTAGLGVTLGFHRLLSHRSLEVPKWLEYFLVFCGSLSAQGAVIDWVGLHRIHHKYSDRDTDPHDSNKGFWWSHIGWMLHEIPADQEIYKYTQDINSDPFYQFLSKYFILIQVAFGLLLYAIGGWSFVIWGVFVRLAVVFHCTWFVNSATHKFGYKTYESNDESRNCWWVALLTYGEGWHNNHHAYQYSARHGLQWWEIDITWMMIRVLQILGLAKNVKLIRE from the coding sequence ATGACTGTTGCAACCGAAAAAAAACTACCTTTCGATTGGCTCACTTTTCTCTATATCACAGGCATTCATTTAGTCGCTCTTCTTGCCTTTTTCCCCAACTTCTTTAGTTGGTCAGCCGTGGGAGTCGCCTTAGTGATGCACTGGGTTACGGCGGGACTCGGTGTGACATTAGGTTTTCATCGTCTCTTAAGTCATCGCAGTTTAGAAGTCCCGAAATGGCTAGAATATTTTTTAGTGTTTTGTGGTTCTTTGTCAGCACAAGGCGCAGTCATTGACTGGGTAGGTTTACATCGAATCCATCATAAATATTCTGATCGCGACACAGATCCCCATGATTCAAATAAAGGGTTTTGGTGGAGTCATATCGGTTGGATGCTTCATGAAATCCCAGCAGATCAAGAAATTTATAAATACACACAAGATATTAATTCTGATCCCTTTTATCAGTTTTTATCGAAATATTTTATTTTGATTCAAGTTGCTTTTGGACTTCTTCTCTATGCGATTGGGGGTTGGTCTTTTGTGATTTGGGGTGTATTTGTTCGTTTAGCCGTGGTGTTTCACTGCACTTGGTTTGTGAATAGTGCCACTCATAAATTTGGTTATAAAACTTATGAATCTAATGATGAATCTCGGAATTGCTGGTGGGTTGCCCTTTTAACTTATGGTGAAGGCTGGCACAATAATCATCATGCTTATCAATATTCCGCTCGTCATGGTCTGCAATGGTGGGAAATTGATATTACTTGGATGATGATTCGGGTTTTGCAAATATTGGGGTTGGCAAAAAACGTCAAACTGATTAGAGAATAG
- a CDS encoding nucleotidyltransferase family protein, translated as MTLSLEETIQILKAHESELRDRGVAHLAVFGSVSRGEAQENSDIDLLVELNSNSLIGLFEYADLKLYLQSLFNDPADVANRSTLKPFLKDAILSEAVRVF; from the coding sequence ATGACTCTTTCTTTAGAGGAAACGATTCAAATTCTGAAAGCCCATGAATCAGAGTTGCGCGATCGCGGTGTTGCTCATCTTGCAGTTTTTGGCTCAGTCTCTCGGGGAGAAGCCCAAGAAAATAGCGATATTGATCTACTTGTAGAATTAAACAGCAATTCACTCATCGGATTGTTTGAATATGCTGACTTAAAGCTCTATCTTCAAAGTCTCTTTAACGATCCTGCTGATGTTGCAAATCGCTCCACCCTCAAACCATTCCTAAAAGATGCTATTTTAAGTGAGGCAGTTCGTGTCTTCTAA
- the hemB gene encoding porphobilinogen synthase — MTSSLTPDIKTNQSLSLPRRPRRLRRNAALRKMVQEAHLYVEDLIYPLFVMEGENTRVEVPSMPGSYRYTLDLLLAEVKEASKLGICAIALFPALPEEKKDATGTESYNPNGLIQRTIRAIKETVPEMIVITDVALDPFSDQGHDGIVSETGEILNDETVEVLVKMAVSQAAAGADMVAPSDMMDGRVGAIREGLDNAGYTNVGILAYSAKYASAYYGPFRDALDSAPKFGDKKTYQMDAANAREAITEVELDVQEGADMVMVKPALAYLDIIHLVRQNTNLPVAAYNVSGEYAMIKAAAEKGWIDEEKIVMETLTSMKRAGADLILTYFAKQVAQLLAN; from the coding sequence ATGACCTCTTCGTTAACTCCTGATATCAAAACCAATCAATCCCTTTCTCTTCCCCGTCGCCCGCGCCGTTTACGCCGTAACGCTGCCTTACGGAAAATGGTGCAGGAAGCCCATCTCTACGTGGAAGATTTAATTTATCCGTTGTTTGTCATGGAAGGGGAAAATACACGGGTAGAAGTTCCCTCCATGCCTGGCAGTTATCGCTACACCCTTGATTTGTTACTCGCGGAAGTGAAAGAAGCGTCTAAATTAGGGATTTGCGCGATCGCGCTGTTTCCAGCCCTCCCTGAAGAAAAAAAAGATGCAACGGGAACCGAAAGTTATAATCCCAATGGACTCATTCAACGCACCATCCGCGCCATCAAAGAAACTGTCCCTGAAATGATCGTCATTACCGATGTTGCCCTCGATCCGTTTTCGGATCAAGGACATGATGGCATTGTCAGCGAAACGGGAGAAATCCTCAATGACGAAACCGTCGAAGTTTTGGTCAAAATGGCAGTTTCTCAAGCTGCAGCAGGGGCGGATATGGTTGCACCCTCCGATATGATGGATGGTCGTGTCGGTGCGATTCGAGAAGGATTAGACAATGCAGGCTATACCAATGTTGGTATTCTCGCTTACTCGGCAAAATATGCCTCTGCTTATTATGGCCCCTTCCGTGATGCCCTTGATTCTGCGCCGAAATTTGGCGATAAGAAAACCTATCAAATGGATGCAGCAAATGCCCGTGAAGCCATTACTGAAGTCGAATTAGACGTTCAAGAAGGGGCGGATATGGTGATGGTGAAACCTGCTTTAGCTTATCTGGATATTATTCATTTAGTCCGTCAAAATACCAATCTTCCTGTTGCAGCCTATAACGTCAGTGGCGAGTACGCCATGATTAAAGCTGCTGCGGAAAAAGGCTGGATTGATGAGGAAAAAATTGTTATGGAAACCCTCACCAGCATGAAACGCGCGGGTGCTGATTTAATTCTCACTTACTTTGCCAAACAGGTCGCCCAATTGTTAGCAAATTGA